One Pseudomonas lalucatii genomic window carries:
- a CDS encoding CaiB/BaiF CoA transferase family protein: protein MPGPLSSLKILDFSTLLPGPFASLLLADLGAEVLRIESPSRMDLVRLLPPYADGVSASHAYLNRNKRSIALDLKQAEAVALVKQLVNEYDIVLEQFRPGVMDKLGVGYEALKAINPRLIYVSITGYGQTGPYRERAGHDINYLALAGLASYTGRRASGPVPLGVQLADLAGGSLHGAVGLLAAVIQRQVTGQGQQVDVSMTDCAFSLHGMAGAGYLAAGVEPGMESQVLNGGSFYDYYRTRDGRWLSVGSLEPQFMRQFCAVIGRPELAERGLSNDPAEQQTLKREIEIEIEKRDLADWSRLFAERDACVEPVLGLAEALEHPQLEARELVTEVPRAGRPAQRQIACPLKFSGGLPAPRHVGAALGAHTDQVLAELGCSPERIAELRARNVVA from the coding sequence ATGCCAGGCCCGCTGTCCTCCCTGAAGATTCTCGACTTCTCCACCCTGTTACCGGGGCCGTTCGCCTCGCTGCTGCTGGCCGACCTGGGCGCCGAGGTGCTGCGCATCGAGTCGCCCAGCCGCATGGACCTGGTGCGGCTGCTGCCGCCCTACGCCGACGGCGTCTCGGCCAGCCATGCCTACCTCAACCGCAACAAGCGCAGCATCGCCCTGGACCTCAAGCAGGCCGAGGCGGTGGCGCTGGTCAAGCAGCTGGTGAACGAATACGACATCGTCCTGGAACAGTTCCGCCCGGGGGTGATGGACAAGCTGGGGGTCGGCTACGAGGCGCTCAAGGCGATCAATCCGCGGCTGATCTACGTGTCGATCACCGGCTACGGCCAGACCGGCCCCTACCGGGAGCGCGCCGGTCACGACATCAACTACCTGGCCCTGGCCGGCCTGGCCAGCTACACCGGCCGGCGCGCCAGCGGACCCGTGCCCCTGGGCGTGCAGCTGGCGGACCTCGCCGGCGGCTCGTTGCACGGGGCGGTGGGGTTGCTGGCGGCGGTGATCCAGCGCCAGGTCACGGGGCAGGGCCAGCAGGTGGATGTGAGCATGACCGACTGCGCCTTCAGCCTGCACGGCATGGCCGGAGCCGGCTACCTGGCCGCCGGTGTCGAGCCGGGTATGGAGAGCCAGGTGCTCAACGGCGGCAGCTTCTACGACTATTACCGCACCCGCGACGGGCGCTGGCTGTCGGTCGGCAGCCTGGAGCCGCAGTTCATGCGGCAGTTCTGCGCCGTCATCGGCCGCCCCGAACTGGCCGAGCGCGGGCTGTCGAACGACCCCGCGGAGCAGCAGACGCTCAAGCGCGAGATCGAGATCGAGATCGAGAAGCGCGACCTGGCGGACTGGAGCCGCCTGTTCGCCGAGCGGGATGCCTGCGTCGAGCCGGTGCTGGGCCTGGCCGAGGCCCTCGAGCATCCCCAGCTCGAGGCCCGCGAGCTGGTGACCGAAGTGCCGCGCGCGGGCAGGCCGGCGCAACGGCAGATCGCCTGTCCGCTGAAGTTCTCCGGCGGCCTGCCCGCGCCCAGGCACGTCGGCGCGGCGCTCGGCGCGCACACCGACCAGGTGCTGGCGGAACTGGGTTGTTCGCCCGAGCGCATCGCCGAACTCAGGGCCCGCAACGTCGTCGCCTGA
- a CDS encoding helix-turn-helix transcriptional regulator: MSLPSLLWTDLRSNTLEPSPVGELKAHFRLQHQAGTLSLLQGIERDPPLLACFEYDYPNLSGLKALRATKQAYPSLPILMLTLQHSEALAVWAFRTRVWDYLVKPVSEQELWRRIRQLLQVLPTNLVTGRRIAMPAPLIPREARIEVPGRSARVAEEALNYVQGHYAEVLRLEDVAQCCRMSVWELSRSFKRVHGLTFREYLCQYRLRRALELLSNTHVTICEAASAAGFRNASHFTRLFRQRMGVTPSQFRMGRPVRRPCPEDA; this comes from the coding sequence ATGAGTTTGCCCAGTCTCCTGTGGACTGATCTGCGCAGCAACACCCTGGAGCCCAGCCCGGTCGGGGAGCTCAAGGCGCATTTTCGCCTGCAGCATCAGGCCGGAACCCTGTCCCTGCTTCAGGGCATCGAGAGGGACCCGCCATTGTTGGCCTGCTTCGAGTACGACTACCCGAACCTGAGTGGCCTGAAGGCGCTGCGCGCCACCAAGCAGGCCTATCCGTCCCTGCCCATTCTGATGCTCACGCTGCAGCACTCGGAGGCATTGGCCGTGTGGGCGTTTCGCACGCGGGTCTGGGACTATCTGGTCAAGCCGGTTTCCGAGCAGGAGCTGTGGCGACGCATCAGGCAGTTGTTGCAGGTACTGCCGACTAACCTGGTCACCGGCAGGCGGATCGCCATGCCGGCACCGCTGATTCCCCGCGAGGCGCGCATCGAGGTGCCAGGGCGGTCCGCGCGCGTGGCCGAGGAGGCGCTGAACTATGTGCAGGGCCACTACGCCGAGGTATTGCGCCTCGAGGATGTCGCGCAATGCTGTCGCATGAGCGTCTGGGAGCTCAGTCGCAGCTTCAAGCGCGTCCACGGCCTGACCTTCCGCGAGTACCTCTGCCAATACCGACTCCGGCGTGCGCTGGAGTTGCTGAGCAATACCCACGTGACCATCTGCGAGGCGGCCAGCGCCGCCGGGTTTCGCAACGCCTCGCACTTCACCCGCCTGTTCCGTCAGCGCATGGGCGTCACTCCGTCGCAATTTCGTATGGGCAGGCCCGTACGTCGGCCCTGCCCCGAAGACGCATAG
- a CDS encoding MFS transporter, giving the protein MSTSPVSAHLQRGTGAYRRATLALFCAGFATFAMLYCVQPLLPQLAAEFSVSAAASSLALSLATLSLAVCLLVSGALAESWGRKPVMAAALALASVLGIGCALVESWDYLLLLRALLGLALSGLPALAMAYVGEEFDPEALPAAMGLYIGGTALGGLLGRLLAGVLSDLGGWQLALGGIAGLGLLALALFLWLLPPSRHFQAHPLSLRGLLGNFARHLRNPELRGLFLLAFLLMGGFVALFNYIGFRLAAAPFDLSPSAIGLLFGVYLLGIFSAGWAGRLVPRFGARQVLQGAIGIMLLGVALCATAWLLALVTGLALFTLGFFAAHAVASGQVGQRARSAKAQASALYLGAYYLGSSLVGYGAGFVWEHAGWLPLLAVLTSLFLLAAWCARRL; this is encoded by the coding sequence ATGTCTACCTCTCCTGTCAGCGCGCACCTGCAGCGCGGTACCGGCGCCTATCGGCGCGCCACCCTGGCGCTGTTCTGCGCCGGCTTCGCCACCTTCGCCATGCTCTACTGCGTGCAGCCGTTGCTGCCGCAGCTGGCCGCCGAGTTCTCGGTGTCGGCGGCGGCCAGCAGCCTGGCCCTGTCCCTGGCGACCCTGAGCCTGGCGGTATGCCTGCTGGTGTCCGGGGCCCTGGCCGAGAGCTGGGGACGCAAGCCGGTGATGGCCGCCGCCCTGGCCCTGGCCAGCGTGCTGGGCATCGGCTGCGCCCTGGTCGAGAGCTGGGACTACCTGTTGCTGCTGCGGGCGTTGCTGGGCCTGGCGCTGAGCGGCTTGCCGGCCCTGGCCATGGCCTATGTCGGCGAGGAGTTCGACCCGGAGGCGTTGCCGGCGGCGATGGGCCTGTATATCGGTGGCACCGCCCTGGGCGGCCTGCTCGGGCGTCTGCTGGCCGGGGTGCTCAGCGACCTCGGTGGCTGGCAGCTGGCGCTGGGCGGCATCGCCGGGCTGGGGCTGCTGGCCCTGGCGCTGTTCCTCTGGCTGCTGCCGCCTTCCCGGCATTTCCAGGCCCACCCGCTGTCGCTGCGCGGGCTGCTGGGCAACTTCGCCCGGCACCTGCGCAACCCGGAGCTGCGCGGCCTGTTCCTGCTGGCGTTCCTGCTGATGGGCGGTTTCGTCGCGCTGTTCAACTACATCGGTTTTCGCCTGGCGGCGGCGCCGTTCGACCTGTCGCCGAGCGCCATCGGCCTGCTGTTCGGCGTGTATCTGCTGGGGATCTTCAGCGCCGGCTGGGCCGGACGCCTGGTGCCGCGCTTCGGCGCCCGCCAGGTGCTGCAGGGCGCTATCGGCATCATGCTGCTCGGCGTGGCCCTGTGCGCCACCGCCTGGCTGCTGGCACTGGTGACCGGCCTGGCGCTGTTCACCCTGGGCTTCTTCGCCGCCCATGCGGTGGCCAGCGGCCAGGTCGGCCAGCGCGCCCGGAGCGCCAAGGCCCAGGCCTCGGCGCTGTACCTGGGCGCCTACTACCTGGGTTCCAGCCTGGTCGGCTACGGCGCCGGCTTCGTCTGGGAACACGCCGGCTGGCTGCCCCTGCTGGCGGTGCTGACCAGCCTGTTCCTGCTGGCCGCCTGGTGCGCCCGGCGCCTGTGA
- a CDS encoding EamA family transporter: protein METAVFLAVMAAAALHAGWNALLKIGLDRFLGACLIQIAAGAVALCTLPFVAFPQAAAWPWIALSALLHIGYNSFLARAYQYGDLGQVYPISRGSSPLIVALLSVTLLSDSLPAGQWLGLLALVAGIWLMALRGGHLAARFNAPMLSSALLTACFIAGYTLSDAVGARNNQDALSYSMWLFSVSGLVMALVVAATRGPRVFLRLGPHWKGGLAGGALSLAAYSIVIWAMTQAPVALVSALRESSVLFALLIGSLWLKETLPPIRLLACGLILAGMLVMKLV from the coding sequence TTGGAAACCGCCGTATTTCTCGCCGTGATGGCCGCCGCCGCCCTGCATGCCGGCTGGAACGCCCTGCTCAAGATCGGTCTCGACCGCTTTCTCGGCGCCTGCCTGATCCAGATCGCCGCCGGTGCGGTGGCACTCTGCACCCTACCCTTCGTGGCCTTTCCGCAGGCAGCGGCCTGGCCGTGGATCGCCCTCTCGGCCCTGCTGCATATCGGCTACAACAGCTTTCTCGCCCGCGCCTACCAGTATGGCGACCTGGGCCAGGTGTACCCGATCTCCCGCGGCAGCTCGCCGCTGATCGTGGCGCTGCTGTCGGTCACCCTACTGAGCGACAGCCTGCCTGCCGGGCAATGGCTCGGCCTGCTGGCGTTGGTCGCCGGAATCTGGCTGATGGCCCTGCGCGGCGGCCACCTCGCGGCGCGCTTCAATGCGCCGATGCTGTCCAGTGCGCTGCTGACCGCCTGCTTCATCGCCGGCTACACGCTGTCCGACGCGGTCGGTGCCCGCAACAATCAGGACGCGCTGTCCTACTCGATGTGGCTGTTCAGCGTCAGCGGCCTGGTCATGGCCCTGGTGGTCGCGGCGACCCGCGGGCCGCGGGTGTTCCTGCGCCTGGGCCCCCACTGGAAAGGCGGCCTGGCCGGCGGCGCCCTGTCGCTGGCGGCCTACAGCATCGTCATCTGGGCCATGACCCAGGCGCCGGTGGCGCTGGTCTCGGCCCTGCGCGAATCCAGCGTGCTGTTCGCCCTGCTGATCGGCAGCCTGTGGCTCAAGGAGACCCTGCCGCCGATCCGCCTGCTGGCGTGTGGCCTGATCCTCGCCGGCATGCTGGTGATGAAACTGGTCTGA
- a CDS encoding M18 family aminopeptidase, giving the protein MREEFNQGLIDFLKASPTPFHATAALAQRLQAAGYRHLDERAPWHTEAGGRYYVTRNDSAIIAFKLGQRPPVEGGLRLVGAHTDSPCLRVKPHPELQRQGFFQLGVEVYGGALFAPWFDRDLSLAGRVTFRESGKVQSQLIDFQAPIAVIPNLAIHLNREANQGWNINPQNELPPILAQLTGSEAADFRALLADQLASEHGLSADAVLDYELSFYDTQAAAVIGLNRDFIAGARLDNLLSCYAGLQALLAAPDAESCVLVCNDHEEVGSTSACGADGPMLEQVLRRVLPEGDAFVRCIQRSLLVSADNAHALHPNYPDRHDENHGPKLNAGPVIKINSNQRYATNSESAGFFRHLCLENEVPVQSFVTRSDMGCGSTIGPLTAGQLGVRTVDIGLPTFAMHSIRELAGSHDLAHLVKVLTAFYASAELP; this is encoded by the coding sequence ATGCGCGAAGAATTCAACCAAGGCCTGATCGACTTCCTTAAGGCCTCGCCGACCCCCTTCCATGCCACCGCCGCCCTCGCCCAGCGCCTGCAGGCCGCCGGCTACCGCCATCTCGATGAGCGCGCGCCCTGGCACACCGAAGCCGGCGGCCGCTACTACGTGACCCGCAACGACTCCGCGATCATCGCCTTCAAGCTGGGCCAGCGCCCCCCCGTCGAGGGTGGCCTGCGCCTGGTCGGCGCCCACACCGACAGCCCCTGCCTGCGGGTCAAGCCGCATCCAGAGCTGCAGCGCCAGGGCTTCTTCCAGCTCGGTGTGGAGGTCTACGGCGGCGCGCTGTTCGCCCCCTGGTTCGACCGCGACCTGTCGCTGGCCGGCCGGGTGACCTTCCGCGAGAGCGGCAAGGTGCAGAGCCAGCTGATCGACTTCCAGGCGCCCATCGCGGTGATCCCCAACCTGGCCATCCACCTCAATCGCGAGGCCAACCAGGGCTGGAACATCAACCCGCAGAACGAGCTGCCGCCGATCCTGGCCCAGCTCACCGGCAGCGAAGCGGCGGACTTCCGCGCCCTGCTGGCCGACCAGCTGGCCAGCGAGCACGGCCTGAGCGCCGATGCGGTGCTGGATTACGAACTGAGCTTCTACGACACCCAGGCCGCCGCGGTAATCGGCCTCAATCGCGACTTCATCGCCGGCGCCCGCCTGGACAACCTGCTGTCCTGCTATGCCGGCCTGCAGGCGCTGCTCGCCGCCCCGGACGCGGAGAGCTGCGTGCTGGTGTGCAACGACCATGAGGAAGTCGGCTCCACCTCGGCCTGCGGCGCCGACGGGCCGATGCTCGAGCAGGTGCTGCGCCGCGTGCTGCCGGAGGGCGACGCCTTCGTGCGTTGCATCCAGCGCTCGCTGCTGGTGTCCGCCGACAACGCCCACGCGCTGCATCCCAACTACCCGGACAGGCACGACGAGAACCACGGCCCCAAGCTCAACGCCGGCCCGGTGATCAAGATCAACAGCAACCAGCGCTATGCCACCAACAGCGAGAGCGCCGGGTTCTTCCGCCACCTGTGTCTGGAGAACGAGGTGCCGGTGCAGAGCTTCGTCACCCGCAGCGACATGGGCTGCGGCTCGACCATCGGCCCGCTGACCGCCGGCCAGCTGGGCGTGCGCACCGTGGACATCGGCCTGCCGACCTTCGCCATGCACTCGATCCGCGAGCTGGCCGGCAGCCATGACCTGGCCCACCTGGTCAAGGTGCTGACGGCCTTCTACGCCAGCGCCGAGCTGCCCTGA
- a CDS encoding AraC family transcriptional regulator, with product MRERTIASHFVRAALRGAVRQGLDCTPLLRQAGIQPALLDEPRARIAPQQFARLLQLLWERLDDEYLGCGRLRSRRGTFAMMCHAIIHCRSLGKALARGALFYGLFPGAPSIRLSREGDWVRLSIEDAHLWDPDHFLLECLLVIWHRLGSWLIGQRIRLEEVSFAYTAPAHVGEYELLFPGRRRFDAASSGLLFHARYLAMPLLQDERTLKQFLQHSPADLLARPDGGDSLGGQIRRLLGRDCARWADLDAIARQLHMSPQTLRRHLREEGASFQELKDQLRRDLAIYQLGRAELSIQQIAEQLGFSEPSAFHRAFKKWTGLTPGAYRAQEH from the coding sequence ATGCGCGAACGCACCATCGCCAGCCATTTCGTCCGCGCCGCCCTGCGCGGCGCCGTGCGCCAGGGCCTGGACTGCACGCCGCTGCTGCGCCAGGCGGGCATTCAGCCGGCGCTGCTCGACGAGCCGCGGGCGCGCATCGCCCCGCAACAGTTCGCCCGCCTGCTGCAGCTGCTCTGGGAACGGCTGGACGACGAGTATCTGGGCTGCGGCCGCCTGCGCAGCAGACGCGGCACCTTCGCCATGATGTGCCACGCGATCATCCACTGCCGCAGCCTGGGCAAGGCCCTGGCGCGCGGCGCGCTGTTCTACGGGCTGTTCCCCGGGGCGCCGAGCATCCGCCTCAGCCGCGAGGGCGATTGGGTCCGCCTGAGCATCGAAGACGCCCACCTGTGGGACCCGGACCATTTCCTGCTGGAGTGCCTGCTGGTGATCTGGCACCGCCTCGGCAGCTGGCTGATCGGCCAGCGTATCCGCCTGGAGGAAGTCAGCTTCGCCTACACCGCACCGGCCCATGTCGGCGAGTACGAACTGCTGTTCCCCGGCCGCCGCCGCTTCGATGCCGCCAGCAGCGGCCTGCTGTTCCATGCCCGCTACCTGGCGATGCCGCTGCTGCAGGACGAACGCACGCTCAAGCAGTTTCTCCAGCACTCGCCGGCCGACCTGCTGGCCCGTCCCGATGGCGGCGACAGCCTGGGCGGGCAGATCCGCCGCCTGCTCGGCCGCGATTGCGCCCGCTGGGCCGACCTGGACGCCATCGCCCGCCAGCTGCACATGAGCCCGCAGACCCTGCGCCGCCACCTGCGCGAGGAAGGCGCCAGCTTCCAGGAGCTCAAGGACCAGCTGCGCCGCGACCTGGCGATCTACCAGCTGGGCCGCGCCGAGCTGTCGATCCAGCAGATCGCCGAGCAGCTCGGCTTCTCCGAGCCCTCGGCCTTTCACCGCGCGTTCAAGAAGTGGACCGGGCTGACCCCCGGCGCCTACCGCGCCCAGGAGCACTAG
- a CDS encoding 4'-phosphopantetheinyl transferase family protein: MNEAYLPSCCTPLREHWPLPLALPDVQLFSTRFAAERLAAEDFERCGIAPVPGVAKRQAEYLAGRLCARAALRRLTGVARVPAVGEDRAPQWPAGVVGSITHGNGWAAALVAQRSAWRGLGLDIERPLPVARAERLAAEILSADELRRLQPLSAEQRAWRISLTFSLKESLFKALYPLVLRRFYFQDAELLSCTADGHARLRLLSDLAADWPAGSELQGQFAECEGQLLSLVGIRA; the protein is encoded by the coding sequence ATGAACGAAGCCTACCTGCCGTCCTGCTGTACCCCGCTGCGCGAGCACTGGCCGCTGCCCCTGGCGCTGCCCGACGTACAGCTGTTCAGCACGCGCTTCGCCGCCGAGCGCCTGGCGGCCGAGGACTTCGAGCGCTGTGGCATCGCCCCGGTGCCGGGAGTCGCCAAGCGCCAGGCCGAGTACCTCGCCGGCCGCCTGTGTGCCCGCGCAGCCTTGCGCCGCCTGACCGGCGTGGCCCGGGTGCCGGCGGTAGGGGAAGACCGGGCGCCGCAATGGCCGGCCGGCGTGGTCGGCTCCATCACCCACGGCAACGGCTGGGCCGCCGCCCTGGTGGCCCAGCGCAGCGCCTGGCGCGGCCTGGGCCTGGATATCGAACGGCCGCTGCCGGTCGCGCGCGCCGAGCGCCTGGCCGCGGAGATCCTCAGCGCGGACGAGCTGCGCCGCCTGCAGCCGCTGTCCGCCGAGCAGCGCGCCTGGCGCATCAGCCTGACCTTCTCGCTCAAGGAGAGCCTGTTCAAGGCGCTCTACCCCCTGGTGCTGCGCCGCTTCTACTTCCAGGATGCCGAGCTGTTGAGCTGCACCGCGGACGGCCACGCGCGCCTGCGCCTGCTCAGCGACCTGGCCGCCGACTGGCCGGCCGGCAGCGAACTGCAGGGCCAGTTCGCCGAGTGCGAGGGCCAGCTGCTCAGCCTGGTCGGCATCCGCGCCTGA